The following DNA comes from Papaver somniferum cultivar HN1 chromosome 4, ASM357369v1, whole genome shotgun sequence.
TTTTTTCTATATGTTTTTATTAAATATTTTTACTATAACTTTATGTTAGCCTCATACCGTGCCGTTAcagcacgggttatttctagtaaaTGAAACATCGTAGTAAGATCACAAGCAAAATAGAAGTACCAAACCTGGCATTAGTGAGAAACCCTCATTTACTAATGTAAAAGTACTCGGTAGAGGAAACAAAGAAAACTCAAAAACTTTCAATTGAaaagtaaataataaataaaataattatacaaCATACCACGGTAGAAGATTGAGACTGGTTGATCATAaataatagaaagaaaaaaattatgttttttttttttttggttgtaaATTTTCAAATAAGTGGAGGGATCAAGATCACGGAGTAGTAGTCCTATTAACAGTACTGCTTGTATTAGAGTTAGTACCATAATGTAGAATCATAACATGATTATCAGTACTAGTAGTGGCCGAAGCATCCTGAAGCAAAGTCATCATCAGCAATTGATCACGATCATCTTTTGGATTCCAAATATGATCTCTTACATGTTGCAACGTCAAAAATGGGTCAAGCTGTTGCCCTCTACATCTTATCTCTATCTGCATGAAACAAACCCCACATGCAATATCAGATTTTGTTGTGATCATTAGCTAATCTCATAAACTCTTCATTTTGCATATAGTAGTAATAGATTAGATGATAACTAAATTAATCGGATGATATGATATCACTGACCGGAGTTTGAAAATTTTTAGGTAGTCGAGTGATGAAAACTCAAAAAGTGTATCCGGCTGCTTAAGGTATCAAAAGGTGGTGGGTGGACACAGTCTCTTCAACATGGTGATTATTATTCAAGTTATCGCTAGTTTTCAAGCTTCATGGGACAACCAAAACGAAAACATAAATTCGTTTAATATTGATGTCATGCTCTATCACAAGCTTACGTCTACACTTCTTTTTTTCCTTAACTATTTATTCCACCGTTTTGGTCGCGCATGCTGTAAAACAGATGTAGATGGATTTTATTCTCAAATATGTCCTCTATTATTACCATTGCATATTGTCCTAGATGTTGTTCATCAAGAGCCAAATTTTAATTTACTCCCGACTACATGACGCTGCTCACTCCACCAACATATGTCTCAATATGGCACTTAGAAATTCATCATTAGATCAAACCCCACCCTAGCCAAGACATGCTTTGGTAGTAAGCCATAATCATATCAGTACGCAACCATTAAGACTTTCTCGTAATGTCATAAGCTCTAGCTAGCTGCTTCCATTAGTTTCTTGTTTCCTACAGTTAATCAAGGGAAAAAACTTGAGTACCTAACGATTTGTCCCTATATTTTTATACTTTTAAGTTAATTTCCATATATGTCAATTTCATGGACGTCTATTTCAAGGCTTGCTTTGCAAAGTGAAATTGATATTGCCCTAGTAGAAtgatgaatgttttttttttttcgaagcaTTTTATATTAAACGGATCCTAATATATgcttcaaaacaaaattaaaacaaataaaataaaatcctcacGTACGTAATGatgaataaaaatcaattttttgtcAAATTCTTTAATATAACCTCTTCTTTTCGAAAAATAAACTTCCCAATCAAATTATGTGGGATTAATTGGTAACTAGCACTAAGCAATTAGTAACCCTCGTCGTATGTATTTGGTAGGTCCTATAACAACCTTGCCTTATAACTCCTTTTCAGATTTGTTAAGGTTTAAACATTCTAACAACAAGTTACAACGTTAATTAcaaatattttcttcatctttctCTGATATAGTATGCAGATAGGCCAACATATATTCAAACATGAGATTTTCTCTGATATCCATTTCTTGTTCATCTTACTTATTCCACGTGCATTACATTACTTATTACTTCATATATACTTTTTCTAGCCAAGCTAGATAGCTACATCAAAGCTACGCGTTTTCAttctaaaattattagtattGCTCAGTGATGTTGTGGATACATATATATGATTGGTGGGATATTCTCAATTAGTAATATTATTCCAACAATGTGTGTGCACTACCACTTATTACTTATTATTAGGGTTCTCATTATACATGGAGAAGACTAACTCGAGTTTttatgttttcacttttctttcgTTCGGCAAATTAGCTTGCTAATTACCATCATGGATATCATTTTTATAAAAGTATGATCTGGTAAACCAAAGCATGAAATAATGACAACGTGACGAAAGGTTCTTCCTCTGGTAATGATTTTTTCTTTGGATGCTTCATCATATTTTATACATAATGATAATTGGTGTAAGCAAAACTAGGTCATAATTAGCAAAAAATGACGAATCAAAATTCACCTTCTTTTAGCTTAGACAAAGTCAATCAAAGACATTCCATAATTAAGATTAAAATCTCAAAAAAGAACACAATTAATAGTATTAGTACATTATGAAGACAGCTTGAAGACAGAAAACCACGTAGAAAACAAATATGAACAAAATGCTATTATATATAAGTcaactctcaacaaacaattttcTTTGATTAATGATGATTATAAGAAGATTTGCCATAATAGTGATGAAATGATGATGAACATGCATTAGCACTCATCAAATCATCATCCAAAATCATTGCTAGCATCTGATGAAAAATCTCaacaacttaattatttatatcaTTTTATCCATTAATTAATAGAGCTCTAAGCTTATCTAGCGGTAAATATAATTAAGAGTATATGTATAAATACAATAACCTATTTGGGAATTAAACGAATAATTCGTTAATTTGACAAGTACTTGATTAGTTGCATGCATGACATGTGAGAAATTATATTAAGCGCGTTATGAGTTTAAGTAATTAGTAGTTTCAACATGCAAGACATGGCTGCAATCACTTGTCGTGTTAAGTGTATTGATTGTTAACTAAACTCGTTCACGTCCATCTTAATTATAAACAGCACACAGAAGAAATTATTTAAAGTATAAGATATATGTGATTAAGAAACGTTCCTTATTGATTAGAGCTCTTTAGTATAAGTCTTTGTTAAATAAATCTCTAATTCTTAAGTTTTATAAGGTTAATTTTGGTCTAGCTTGAGGTGATTAACAAGCAGAGTTATGATTTATCCTCTTTTACTCGTTCACTCGCCTAAATATTTATCATCAATAGCTAGCTGCGTGCGGACAAAAAATTCGTTGCGCTTTGCATTCCTAGATCGACTTATAGCTAGCAAGAACAACACATTAGTTTCATGTGCTTAGTTTTTGAATTAGTATTAAGATAAATTCATATTATGGATTATTGAGGCGTTCAATCTTAAATTTGATAGTAATGCGTTTAACCTAATCATATAAGAGCAGACAAGCACTTACTTACACTAATTAAGACTTCCCACCATATAAAACGTATATCTAGTCTACACTAATAAAACATTAGGATCACATAGCTAAAAATGTACAACTTCACCATCCAAGttatattgattgatcttaatctATACTTCAAATGATTTTTAAAGATAGATACTTTTGGGTATAAGTTCTGCAGTTTCTTTCATGTAACTATCATCAAATTAAACTATATGCAAGGGTTAGTATTTCCTTTTCGAATTCCCCATACAAAATTATCATGTCTTTACTTTACGTTTTGCATCGATCGATGTTTATAAGTTTGCTTATCGCAGAAATGTTATAAACTATATGCCAATAAGCAAACCTAAGAGAGAAATCTATCTACTACCAACCTAGCTATACGGTAAACACTTGCATTGATTAGCATATTAATATATCACTTAAAACTTATTAACGTTAATTAAGAAATTAATATGGTACTAGCGGTTAAGTTTAAGTTCGTATATAGTACCTCTGATTCGCTATTCAGTCTTAGTTTGTTAGCCAAATACTTCATCAACAATCTAACTGGCATCCTTCCGTCTCTTTACGaatcaaaaaacaaataaaatggaaaaaaaatctgTAATATCAAGTAGGGATCAAGAATACATAAACTAGAATGAAATATATTATAGTTCAAAGATTTACTTGATTCTTAGGTAGCTCTTGGGAATCTGAGGCAAAAATGGTATTTTTGACCTACAGTATACATAAAATGAGATGCATTGATCAGgttaaaaaaataacataagactCACGAAATATACAAGTTTAAGTAATTGCTTCAAAATATGTACATGCTGAACTAGTTCTTGGTCATTAAATGTGTACTTACTGGTTTGGAGATGCTTGTAGGACGAACCAAATGCCGGAGTGTGGTCTAGGCGGCGTGTCGATAACTTTCATCATCATATTATCGGAAGTAGTACTACTACTAGGACCGGCAATATCTACGTTAGGGTGTTGCTGAAAAGATGATGGTGATCGTAAATAGTTATATGAAGAATTACTCATCAATGGCAAAGGggatgctgatgttcctactgtTGGATTCCATACATTAGACCTGTTATACGAATTATTACCAGCTGCCGCCCATGCGAAATGATGCTCAGgctgaagatgatgattatgTGTAGAAAGATTCAAACTCGTTGATCTCgactgttgatgatgatgaataaaATAAGGCATGCTGATGCGAGTACCAGTAGTGCTATTATTGTTGATATGAATACCGGATCGAAAAGGAGGAAAATTTGGTCGGAAGTCGTTTGATGTCATGTGGAAAATAGGTGTTAATGACTTCACATCTTGTGTCCCAGTCCCAGACAAGAGATCGAGTTCCACCAATTTGTCATCTCTTAGTGGAGTCGGTTGTTCCTCGTCCAAAACTTCTTTGTTTGTGAGCTTGTTGAGCTCAGAATCCTCGGCAACAGAATTGCCTAGTCCTAATTGCAGCCATTTCTCGTCTCCCT
Coding sequences within:
- the LOC113362792 gene encoding uncharacterized protein LOC113362792 yields the protein MIMFPTQNPHKQQQQQRYDGYGYGGCREYSYCPRYGGGSFDHMRYDQYSYNEAIYLESDIIELVGNRCQRLQQHHMAEDESRTSSVNEAGSSSRDPSQQDQKQGDEKWLQLGLGNSVAEDSELNKLTNKEVLDEEQPTPLRDDKLVELDLLSGTGTQDVKSLTPIFHMTSNDFRPNFPPFRSGIHINNNSTTGTRISMPYFIHHHQQSRSTSLNLSTHNHHLQPEHHFAWAAAGNNSYNRSNVWNPTVGTSASPLPLMSNSSYNYLRSPSSFQQHPNVDIAGPSSSTTSDNMMMKVIDTPPRPHSGIWFVLQASPNQSKIPFLPQIPKSYLRIKDGRMPVRLLMKYLANKLRLNSESEIEIRCRGQQLDPFLTLQHVRDHIWNPKDDRDQLLMMTLLQDASATTSTDNHVMILHYGTNSNTSSTVNRTTTP